In Eretmochelys imbricata isolate rEreImb1 chromosome 4, rEreImb1.hap1, whole genome shotgun sequence, a single window of DNA contains:
- the SPRY1 gene encoding protein sprouty homolog 1 gives MEPQSQHGSGGSLVVIQQPSLDSRQRLDYEREIQPTAILSLDQIKAIRGSNEYTEGPSVVKKSGPRTAPRQEKHERTHEIVPINVNNNYEHRPSHLGPVAHQHNARAPVLSRSTSTGSAASSGSNSSASSEQGLLGRSPLSRPGSSHRSERTIRTQPKQSSLMVDDLKGPLKEDLTQHKFICEQCGKCKCGECTDPRALPSCLACNRKCLCSAESMVEYSTCMCLIKGIFYHCSNDDEGDSYADNPCSCSQAHCCSRYLCMGAMSLFLPCLLCYPPAKGCLKLCRGCYDRINRPGCRCKNSNTVYCKLESCPSRSQGKPS, from the coding sequence ATGGAGCCCCAAAGTCAACATGGCAGTGGCGGTTCATTAGTTGTAATCCAGCAGCCTTCCTTGGACAGCAGGCAAAGGTTGGACTATGAAAGAGAAATTCAGCCGACAGCTATCTTGTCATTGGACCAGATCAAGGCCATAAGGGGCAGCAATGAGTATACAGAAGGCCCATCTGTGGTGAAAAAGTCTGGTCCCCGGACAGCACCAAGACAAGAAAAGCATGAAAGGACTCATGAAATTGTACCAATTAATGTGAATAATAATTATGAGCACAGACCCAGCCACTTGGGACCCGTGGCACACCAACATAACGCCAGGGCTCCTGTGTTGAGCAGATCGACTAGCACTGGAAGTGCGGCTAGTTCTGGAAGCAACAGCAGTGCTTCTTCAGAGCAGGGGTTGTTGGGCAGATCGCCCCTATCTAGGCCAGGTTCAAGCCACAGATCTGAAAGGACAATCCGGACGCAGCCCAAGCAGTCATCTTTGATGGTAGATGATCTGAAGGGTCCCTTGAAAGAGGACTTGACGCAGCACAAGTTTATCTGTGAACAATGTGGGAAGTGCAAGTGTGGTGAGTGCACAGACCCGAGGGCCTTACCTTCTTGTTTGGCCTGCAACAGGAAGTGCTTGTGCTCTGCAGAGAGCATGGTGGAGTACAGCACCTGCATGTGCCTGATCAAAGGGATCTTCTACCACTGTTCCAATGATGATGAAGGGGACTCATATGCGGATAATCCCTGCTCTTGTTCCCAGGCACATTGCTGTTCTAGGTACCTGTGCATGGGAGCAATGTCCTTGTTTTTGCCTTGCTTGCTCTGCTATCCTCCTGCTAAGGGATGCCTGAAGCTGTGTCGAGGGTGTTATGACCGTATCAATCGTCCTGGTTGCCGATGTAAGAACTCCAACACTGTCTATTGTAAACTGGAGAGCTGCCCGTCTCGGAGTCAGGGGAAGCCCTCATAA